CTGGCTAGCTTGTTCGGCGACGTATCCGACAGGTGAGGTGGCAGATGCCCGAGGACACTCCGCGACCCGCGCTCCGCATGGGGGTGCTGGGCTGTGCCGACATCGCGGTGCGCCGGATCCTGCCTGCGATCGTGGAGCACCCGGCGGTGCGGCTGGTGGCCGTGGCGAGCCGGGACGGGGCCAGGAGCGCCCGGCTCGCGGCCCGGTTCGGCTGCGCGGCGGTGACCGGCTACCGGCCCCTCCTCGACCGGGACGACATCGACGCCGTCTATGTGCCGCTGCCCCCGGGCATGCACCATGAATGGGTCGCCGAGGCGCTCACCGCGGGCAAGCACGTCCTGGTGGAGAAGCCGCTCAGCACCACGTACGAGCAGAGCGCCGAGCTGGTGGCGACGGCCGCCCGGCTCGGTCTGGCGCTCACCGAGAACTTCATGTTCCTGCACCACTCGCAGCACGCGGCGGTACGGGACCTGGCCCGCGACGAGATCGGCGAACTGCGGGTCTTCTCCAGCTCCTTCGGCGTACCACCGCCCGCCCCGTCGTCCTTCCGGCACGACGCGCGGCTCGGCGGCGGCGCGCTGCTCGACGTCGGCGTCTATCCGCTGCGCGCCGCCCAGCTCCACCTCGCCGGGGAGCTGGACGTCCTCGGCGCCTGTCTGCGCGTCGACGAGGCCACCGGCGTCGACGTCGCGGGCAGCGCGCTGCTCTCCACCGCGACCGGGGTGACCGCCCAGCTCGACTTCGGCTTCCAGCACTCCTACCGGTCGGTGTACGCCCTGTGGGGCAGCCGGGGCCGGATCGACGTGCCGCGGGCCTTCACCCCGCCCCGGGAGCACCGCCCGGTGGTCCGCCTCGAACAGCAGGACAGGACGACGGAGTTGACGCTGACGGCCGACCACCAGGTGGGCAACGCGCTCGACGCGTTCGCGGCGGCGGCCCGGTCGGGCACCGGCCGCGAGGCACTGGGAGAGGCGCTGCTGCGCCAGGCGCTGCTGGTCGAGCGGGTGCGCAAGGCGGCGCGGGTCGTGAGCCTCTGAGGCAGCCTCTGAGGCGCACGCGCGCACACGACGAGAAGGGCCGGCCCGTCGGGGCCGGCCCTTCTCATGTCGTGCCCGTGGCCGGAGCGGGTCAGACCCGCTCGGCCGTCGCGGGCATCCGCGTCAGCCGGTCGCGGTACCAGTCGACGACCTCGCGCAGACCGTCGTCCAGCGACCGCAGCGGCCGGTAGCCGAGTTCGTCGCGGATCTTCGAGTCGTCCACCGCGTACCGCAGGTCGTGGCCCTTGCGGTCGGGCACCTGCCGGACCCGGGACCAGTCCGCACCGCACAACTCCAGCAGCCTTGACGTCATCTCACGGTTCGTCAGATGCGTACCGCCGCCGATGTTGTAGATCTCGCCGGCCCGGCCGCCGGTCAGCACGGCGTGGACGGCCCGGCAGTGGTCGTCGACGTGCAGCCACTCGCGGACGTTGCCGCCGTCCCCGTACAGCGGCACGGTCCGGCCGGCCAGCAGCTCGGTGACGAACAGCGGGATGAGCTTCTCCGGATGCTGGCGCGGACCGTAGTTGTTGGCGCACCGCGTGGTGCGTACGTCGAGCCCGTGGGTGCGCCAGTAGGACCGGGCGACGAGGTCGCTGCCCGCCTTCGACGCCGCGTAGGGCGAGTTGGGCAGCAGCGGCTCCTCCTCCGTCCAGGTGCCCTCGGCGATGGACCCGTAGACCTCGTCCGTCGACACGTGCACGAAGGTGGTCACCCCGCAGCGCAGGCTCGCCTCCAGCAGGGTCTGCGTGCCCAGCACATTGGTGGTCACGAACTCCGCGGGCCCGGTCAGGGAGCGGTCGACATGGGTCTCGGCCGCGAAGTGCACCACCGCGTCGTGCCCGGGGAACACCTCCAGGAGCGCGTCGAGGTCCCGGATGTCCACCCGGTGGAAGTCCAGCCGCGGATCCTCCATCGGCAGGTTGTCCGTGCTCCCGGCGTACGTGAGCAGGTCGACGACGGTCACCCGGCTCGGCCGGGGCCCGGGGAGGCCGCCGGAGAGCAGGGAGCGCACATAGTGGGATCCGATGAAACCGGCGCCGCCGGTGATCAGGACACGCATGACGCGGGTGTACCTCCAAGGCGTCGACGCCCGTGGGCGCGGTGCTGGGCGGTCAGCCGCTCCAGTACGGGGACGACCTCCGCCGGGGTCGGTTCGGACTCCGCCTCGGCGCGCAGGCGGGCGGCGGCCTCGGTGAACGAGGGCTCCTCCAGCAGGCGTACGAGCCTGGTCCGCAGCCCCTCCACCGTCACCTCGTGCGAGGGGAGATGAAGACCCGCGCCCAGTTCCTGCTGGCGGCGGGCCCGCTCGATCGCGTCCCAGATCCAGCCCATGGCTATCTGCGGGACGCCCTCGACGAGCGCCGTCGACCAGGTACCGGCACCGCCGTGGTGCACGATCGCCGCACAGGTCGGCAGCAGCGCGTGCAGCGGCACGTGGTCCACCAGGCGCACGTTGTCCGGGACATGGGTGAGCAGCGCCCGCTCCTCGGCGCCGAGCGTGGCCACCACCTCGATGTCGAGCCCCTCGATCGCCTTGAGGACCAGGTCGACGGGGACCGCGTTCGGGAACTCCGAGGTCCGGGCCGTCAGGCCCAGGGTGACGCAGACCCGCGGACGCGCCGGCGGGACGCGGAGCCAGTCGGGTACGACGGCGGGCAGCGGGCCGTTGTACGGGACGTAGCGCATCGGGACGACCGGGGCGTTCGACGGTGGGCGGAAGCCGCGCGGCACCTGGTCCACCGACCACTGCCCCGTCACGGTCTCCTCGTCGAAGGGCAGCCCGTAGCGGCCGAGCGTCCACTGGAGCCACTGGCCCAGGGAGTCCTCGGGGTGCGCCGAGCCGCCCTCCGCCCCCGGGCCGGTGGGGCCGGGGCCGAGCTGGGCGAGGAACGCCTGCCGCATGGACATGAACATGTCCGGGAACGACAGCACGCGCGCGTGGGCGGCGCCCGTCACCTTCGCGGCCACCGCCCCCGCGAACGTGAACGGCTCCCACAGGACGAGGTCGGGCCGCCAGTCGCGGGCGAACGCGACGAGGTCGTCGACCATCGGATCGTCGTTGATCAGGGCGAAGAACGTGGCGGTCATCATCGTGTCCCAGCCCTTGAGGAAGGCGGGGGTGAGCTGACCGGGGGCGTCGGGGTCCAGTGACTGGTCGGCGTGGTGGGAGAGCACGGAGTCGCCCACGCCCTTCACCATCGCGTCGAGACCGGGGTCGGCCCCCACCGGGACGGCGGTAAGACCGGCCGCGGTGATGCTCCCCGTCAGCGCGGGCTGGCTCGCCACCCGTACCTCGTGACCGGCGGCCCGCAGCGCCCAGGCGAGCGGCACGGACCCGTTGAAGTGCGCGTCCAGCGCGAAGGACGTCAGCAGAACCCGCATGGGCGGTCCTCTCCGTTCGCTGCTCTGTTCTCTGCCTTCTCCGCGACCGCTGTCGCGGCTGTCACGGCTGTCATGGCTGCCACGTCACGCGGAGGTGGTCAGGGTGTACCGGAGCACTCCGCCGAGGACGGGCGAGCGCATCCGGCGCTGGACACCGTCGGCCGGGGCCAGGTGCGGGTGGCGCTCCCGCAGGGTGCGTACCGCGGTCTCCGCCTGGAGCCGGGCGAACGCCCCGAAGAGCGAGGTGTGCGGGCCGGACAGCGCCAACTGGCCCTGACCGGGCGGCCGGGTGAGGTCGAAGTGGTCCGGGGCCAGGAACACCTCGGGGTCCCGGTTGGCCGCCCCGACATGGACGACGACCTGGGCGCCGGCGGGGATGTCCTGGCCGGCCAGGGTGAGGTCCTCGGCGGCGATCCGGCTCTCCAGCCGTACCGGCGGCGCGTACCGCAGCGTCTCCTCCACCGCCCCGGCGGCGAGTTCCGGGTTCTCGCCGAGCAGCGCCCACTGCCGGGGGTGCGCGAGCAGCGCCTCCACGGCGTTGTTGATCAGCCCGGCGGCGAACTCGACGCCCACCGCGGCGGTCAGCACCCCGACCGCGAGCGCGTCCTCGGCGGCCGAGGCGCTGGAACCGCCGGAGCCGTCGGCGCCCAGCACCGTGCTGAGCAGGTCGTCGCCCGGCTCGGTCCGCCGCGCCGCGACGAGGTCGGCGACGAGGGCGCGGACGTCCTCCACCGCCTCGTCGAGCCGGCGGGTGACGGCGAGCGGCTGCGGGCAGAGCGCCGCGTCGAGCGCGACGCCCAGCGCGAGACACGCGTGGGCGAACCGTTCGCGCCGGTCGTCCGGAACGCCCAGCAGCGCGGCGGCGGCCTCGGTGGCCGCCGGGCGGGAGTAGTCCGCCATGAGGTCGAAGGAGGCGCCGAGCCGGTCGGCGGTCTCCTGGTGGACGCGGTCGGCGTGCTTGCGGTGGCCGTCCGCCGCCGCCCCGCCGAGCACCGGCGCGGCCGACCGCTCCCAGCGCGCGTGGTCGGCGCCCGAGGCGTGCAGGAAGGCCCGGTCGAGCGGAACGATGTGGCACAGCAGCGGATTGCTCCAGGCGTCCGAGAAGACGTGCCGCTGGAGGCCGGGCAGATCGGCGTGGCGCAGGCTCAGCCGCGGATCGGCCAGCACCTCGGCGGCCACGGAGTGCCGGCCGGTGACCCAGGCCCCGGCGGCGCTCTGCCACAGCGGGGTCTCCGCCTCCCGGGTACGACGGGCCAGCACCACCGGGTCGTCGCTCTCCGCGCGCAGGGTCAGGGCGTACGGGTCGCCGCTGGTCCCGTAGATCCAGTGGAAGCCGCGGGCCGTCAGCAGATGGCGGCCGAGCTCGCTGTCGGTCTGCTGGACCGGCTGGGTCCGCTGGGCTGCGGCGGGGGTCGTCTCATCGGTTTCCGTGTCGGTCACGGCAGTCTCCTTCGGGGCGAGTCAGGGCGAGTCAGGGCGGATCGGGGCCGGTCGGGGCGGGGCGGTGGTGCGGCAC
This sequence is a window from Streptomyces ortus. Protein-coding genes within it:
- a CDS encoding Gfo/Idh/MocA family protein, whose translation is MPEDTPRPALRMGVLGCADIAVRRILPAIVEHPAVRLVAVASRDGARSARLAARFGCAAVTGYRPLLDRDDIDAVYVPLPPGMHHEWVAEALTAGKHVLVEKPLSTTYEQSAELVATAARLGLALTENFMFLHHSQHAAVRDLARDEIGELRVFSSSFGVPPPAPSSFRHDARLGGGALLDVGVYPLRAAQLHLAGELDVLGACLRVDEATGVDVAGSALLSTATGVTAQLDFGFQHSYRSVYALWGSRGRIDVPRAFTPPREHRPVVRLEQQDRTTELTLTADHQVGNALDAFAAAARSGTGREALGEALLRQALLVERVRKAARVVSL
- a CDS encoding activator-dependent family glycosyltransferase, encoding MRVLLTSFALDAHFNGSVPLAWALRAAGHEVRVASQPALTGSITAAGLTAVPVGADPGLDAMVKGVGDSVLSHHADQSLDPDAPGQLTPAFLKGWDTMMTATFFALINDDPMVDDLVAFARDWRPDLVLWEPFTFAGAVAAKVTGAAHARVLSFPDMFMSMRQAFLAQLGPGPTGPGAEGGSAHPEDSLGQWLQWTLGRYGLPFDEETVTGQWSVDQVPRGFRPPSNAPVVPMRYVPYNGPLPAVVPDWLRVPPARPRVCVTLGLTARTSEFPNAVPVDLVLKAIEGLDIEVVATLGAEERALLTHVPDNVRLVDHVPLHALLPTCAAIVHHGGAGTWSTALVEGVPQIAMGWIWDAIERARRQQELGAGLHLPSHEVTVEGLRTRLVRLLEEPSFTEAAARLRAEAESEPTPAEVVPVLERLTAQHRAHGRRRLGGTPASCVS
- the rfbB gene encoding dTDP-glucose 4,6-dehydratase yields the protein MRVLITGGAGFIGSHYVRSLLSGGLPGPRPSRVTVVDLLTYAGSTDNLPMEDPRLDFHRVDIRDLDALLEVFPGHDAVVHFAAETHVDRSLTGPAEFVTTNVLGTQTLLEASLRCGVTTFVHVSTDEVYGSIAEGTWTEEEPLLPNSPYAASKAGSDLVARSYWRTHGLDVRTTRCANNYGPRQHPEKLIPLFVTELLAGRTVPLYGDGGNVREWLHVDDHCRAVHAVLTGGRAGEIYNIGGGTHLTNREMTSRLLELCGADWSRVRQVPDRKGHDLRYAVDDSKIRDELGYRPLRSLDDGLREVVDWYRDRLTRMPATAERV
- a CDS encoding cytochrome P450 family protein → MTDTETDETTPAAAQRTQPVQQTDSELGRHLLTARGFHWIYGTSGDPYALTLRAESDDPVVLARRTREAETPLWQSAAGAWVTGRHSVAAEVLADPRLSLRHADLPGLQRHVFSDAWSNPLLCHIVPLDRAFLHASGADHARWERSAAPVLGGAAADGHRKHADRVHQETADRLGASFDLMADYSRPAATEAAAALLGVPDDRRERFAHACLALGVALDAALCPQPLAVTRRLDEAVEDVRALVADLVAARRTEPGDDLLSTVLGADGSGGSSASAAEDALAVGVLTAAVGVEFAAGLINNAVEALLAHPRQWALLGENPELAAGAVEETLRYAPPVRLESRIAAEDLTLAGQDIPAGAQVVVHVGAANRDPEVFLAPDHFDLTRPPGQGQLALSGPHTSLFGAFARLQAETAVRTLRERHPHLAPADGVQRRMRSPVLGGVLRYTLTTSA